The Candidatus Hydrogenedentota bacterium DNA window CCTCGGTACCTACGGAACGCGAGACGGCGAACTGACCCTTAAGGAGGCGCGGTTGGAGCGTGACAGGCTCAAGGCGCTCCGTAACAAAGGTGGGGACCCGGCGCTCGCGGCCAAGCTCGAAAGCGAGCAACAACGGCTCAACTACCTTGAAGCCAAGGCGGCGGTCGCGGCGGCACGCCGGGAACAGGCGGCCGAACGCGAGCTCGCAGTCCGGCAAGCTCTCACGTTCCAAATCGTCGCGGACGAATGGATCGAGCATAAGCGCCCGACCTGGACGGAGGCGCACGCACATCAGGTCGAGCAATCGTTCCGCGATCACGTCTACGCATTGATCGGATCGCGGCCGGTGGACAGCATCCAGCCGGCCGACGTGATCCGAGTGGTCGAGGACATGCTGGCGAAGGGCAAGATCGAAACCGCCCGCCGAGTGCACCAACGACTTGGCGAGGTATTCGAGTACGCCGCCGTGCTACACAAGACTTCCGGCAATCCGGTCGCGGCGGCAAAGCGTCTGACGTTTGCGCGCATCAAGGCCGCTACCGCGGCGAACCCGGAGGAAAGCCATCCATGCGTGCCGCCGGCCGAAGTGCCGCAACTCCTTCGGGCAATGCACTCCTACGTCGGCACGCCTGTTACGCGGACCTTGTTGTGGTTCGTCGCGATGACTGCGTGCCGTACTGGGGAGGCACGATTCGCAACGTGGGATGAATTCGACCTCAACGAAGCGTTGTGGACTGTACCGGCCAGCCGAATGAAGGCAGGGCGCGAGCACGTTGTACCGCTTGCGCCGGCCGTCCTGACCTTGTTGAAGTCGCTCAAGCTGCAAACCGGCGGGAAGCCGTTCGTATTCGCGCACCCGCGTCGCGACGACCGCCCCGCGTCGGAAAACGCGATCCTCTATGCGCTCGCCGCCATCGGTTACGAGAGCCGCATGACGGGGCACGGCTTCCGCCAACTGTTTAGCACGCTGGCGAACGAGTCGGGCCTGTGGCGCTCGGACGTGATTGAGCTGGCCCTTGCTCATCGCGAATCGGACGCGGTGCGCGCCGCGTACAACAAGGCGCAATACAACGCGGAACGACGGAAACTCATGGAGTGGTACGCCGACGAGCTGGCGGGGCTCCGCGCCTCCGACGAGCGGGTGGCGGCATGACCGCCGGAGAGGGCCGAAAAGGGCACGAAACGGCCGCGAGCGTTGATCGTTGGTTGCGGACGGCCTTGGATACCGGCGTGTCGTGCGTGGGGCACCAGTGGCCCGCGAACGCGGCGAGCTGCTGGCTTTCCGCGGCAACGATTGGGCGCCGTAACGAACCCCGAAGCGGTCCCTACATTCGGCGCACCGTCGACCGTACGCAAGTAACGCTGCCCGAAAATGAGGCACTTCTGCTCGCGGCCGTCGTGCTGAACTACGCGTTCCGTTGCCGTGTGCGGGCGTGGCAGCTCAAGGCGCGAATGGCGCTTGGCGAGTCAGTGAGCGAAGGTGACCTCTGTGTCTAAGAATTGGCCGGTGTATCGAGCGCCAATCGGTGAGTGGGTTGCGGAACGCACGTTCACGAACCAAGAAAGCCACACAATCCAAGGCGTCTGCGTCGACCCTGCGTTTGCGGCCGCCATAGCGCACATTGCCGTCCTCTATCGCGATCTTGAGTCCTACGAATCAGATCGTTTGCCAACGGGACATGTACGCGCAACGCTTAAAGACTTGCAGGCCAAAGCTCGCGCACTTGTCGACACAATGGC harbors:
- a CDS encoding integrase arm-type DNA-binding domain-containing protein gives rise to the protein MKLTDAAIRAAVPTDKTTRMIDGDGLYLVVYSSGRKSFEYRYVTNGKLKPLILGTYGTRDGELTLKEARLERDRLKALRNKGGDPALAAKLESEQQRLNYLEAKAAVAAARREQAAERELAVRQALTFQIVADEWIEHKRPTWTEAHAHQVEQSFRDHVYALIGSRPVDSIQPADVIRVVEDMLAKGKIETARRVHQRLGEVFEYAAVLHKTSGNPVAAAKRLTFARIKAATAANPEESHPCVPPAEVPQLLRAMHSYVGTPVTRTLLWFVAMTACRTGEARFATWDEFDLNEALWTVPASRMKAGREHVVPLAPAVLTLLKSLKLQTGGKPFVFAHPRRDDRPASENAILYALAAIGYESRMTGHGFRQLFSTLANESGLWRSDVIELALAHRESDAVRAAYNKAQYNAERRKLMEWYADELAGLRASDERVAA